Proteins from a genomic interval of Stenotrophomonas sp. WZN-1:
- a CDS encoding TonB-dependent receptor — MFDSHRPGRVLRPSRLCIALLAAGLASAAPSVLAQSASGDHAAVQRFDIPAQPLDDALRSYMRQSGVQVVYPASLARGVTSRAVSGSLPANEALQHLLQGSGLAVRRVSADAVTLEAATPVQADSGVIVTDTLSVAGDRVDSGATSDEARLLDSYRSVGSTTTLNRTHLERFRGTSNGDIVKGVAGVTAGDPRVGNGFDVNIRGIQGQGRVPVIIDGGQSSMDTYRGYAGQSQRTYLDPDLISSLTITKGPSLQANASGGIGGVVEMETLKIGDVLREGRDFGVRVRGGLANGSANNLPSYSAAPRTDRSATGSQFFNVAGAGHWDRFDLVAAYAHRDNGNYFSGKHGYDDFPQTRRTLAPLNPPRTEVFNTSSRSTSALLKGTWRIDDAQTLEAGYRRYEGAAGEIMASQIIRVDRDRIPQWDPGHVDMDSYSLRYRFNPDSELVDLRVNAAYTDTDSVMYNSLTGITPWYFDRRTEWYDAPSFSGDPGYKDAYRNPLRQKRFGLDASNTSKFDTRAGAFTLDYGLSYSDEDIAPGSSGPIMYDDLVNNRFLRNAERKEYSAVASLKWQPDEHWELLAGGRWNRVDVHDRNRLATPDAYEVQGQYRYTELLNGNPALPSWRAKRIALLNWYPDANGNFTQESLLASPYKKGTVGDIGGWNFYDAGKAQDLEVPVSWTWSQPIRRRDTAFSPTASVAYRFSEDTMVYVKYAEGTKLPSLFETTLGLFTAAKPVGELKPERARSWEIGASTIRYDLFTAGDRLALKLAYFDTRIDDLITRDYRTLSAGLIRNVDQFKVSGMEFQSSYDSGKVFADLSAHYYFKAKTCAPDIAAERRAYGAQRRNDELANTPDCVDGGFEGSYTNTQNPPRYMVNLTLGSRLFDERLTFGTRVVHNAGPISKLDKDWNVGLSAIQQLYRPTTLVDLFASWSFNDQLSVEAGVDNLTDRYYLDPLALGVMPAPGRTARLALTWKY, encoded by the coding sequence ATGTTCGACTCCCATCGTCCGGGCCGCGTGCTGCGCCCGTCCCGCCTGTGCATCGCGTTGCTCGCGGCCGGCCTGGCCAGTGCCGCGCCGTCCGTACTGGCGCAGAGCGCCAGCGGCGATCACGCTGCCGTGCAGCGCTTCGACATTCCGGCGCAACCGCTGGATGACGCGCTGCGCAGCTACATGCGCCAGTCCGGCGTGCAGGTGGTGTACCCCGCATCGCTGGCGCGTGGCGTAACCTCGCGCGCAGTCAGCGGCAGCCTGCCGGCCAACGAGGCGTTGCAGCACCTGCTGCAGGGCAGTGGCCTGGCGGTGCGCCGGGTCAGCGCCGATGCGGTCACCCTGGAGGCCGCAACGCCGGTGCAGGCTGACAGCGGCGTGATCGTCACCGACACGCTGAGCGTGGCCGGAGACCGTGTCGACAGCGGTGCGACCAGTGATGAAGCGCGCCTGCTCGACAGCTACCGCAGCGTGGGCTCCACCACCACGCTCAATCGCACGCACCTGGAGCGTTTCCGCGGTACCTCCAACGGCGACATCGTCAAGGGCGTGGCCGGTGTCACGGCTGGTGATCCGCGCGTGGGCAACGGCTTCGACGTCAATATCCGCGGCATCCAGGGCCAGGGCCGCGTGCCGGTGATCATCGACGGTGGCCAGTCCAGCATGGACACCTACCGAGGCTACGCAGGCCAGTCACAGCGCACCTACCTCGACCCGGACCTGATCTCCAGCCTGACCATCACCAAGGGCCCGAGCCTGCAGGCCAATGCCTCCGGCGGCATCGGCGGCGTGGTCGAGATGGAAACGCTGAAGATCGGTGACGTGCTGCGCGAGGGCCGCGACTTCGGCGTGCGCGTGCGCGGTGGCCTGGCCAATGGCAGCGCCAACAACCTGCCGTCCTACAGTGCCGCGCCACGTACCGATCGCAGTGCCACCGGCAGCCAGTTCTTCAACGTGGCCGGCGCAGGTCACTGGGACCGCTTCGATCTGGTCGCCGCCTACGCCCACCGCGACAACGGCAACTACTTCTCCGGCAAGCATGGCTACGACGATTTCCCGCAGACCCGGCGCACGCTGGCGCCGCTGAATCCGCCGCGTACCGAGGTGTTCAATACCTCGTCGCGCTCGACGTCGGCGCTGCTCAAGGGCACCTGGCGCATCGACGACGCGCAGACGTTGGAGGCCGGTTACCGCCGTTATGAAGGCGCCGCCGGCGAGATCATGGCCTCGCAGATCATCCGCGTGGATCGTGACCGCATTCCGCAATGGGATCCGGGCCATGTCGACATGGACAGTTACAGCCTGCGCTACCGCTTCAACCCGGACAGCGAGCTGGTCGACCTGCGCGTCAATGCCGCCTACACCGACACCGACAGCGTGATGTACAACAGCCTGACCGGCATCACGCCGTGGTACTTCGATCGCCGCACCGAGTGGTATGACGCGCCCAGCTTCAGCGGCGACCCCGGCTACAAGGATGCCTACCGCAATCCGCTGCGACAGAAACGCTTCGGCCTGGATGCCAGCAACACCTCGAAGTTCGATACTCGTGCCGGCGCGTTCACCCTCGACTACGGCCTGTCCTACAGCGACGAAGACATCGCCCCGGGCAGCTCGGGCCCGATCATGTACGACGACCTGGTCAACAACCGCTTCCTGCGCAACGCCGAGCGCAAGGAATACAGCGCCGTGGCCTCGCTGAAGTGGCAGCCCGACGAGCATTGGGAACTGCTGGCCGGTGGTCGCTGGAACCGCGTGGATGTGCACGATCGCAACCGCCTGGCCACACCCGATGCCTACGAGGTGCAGGGCCAGTACCGCTACACCGAGCTGCTCAATGGCAACCCGGCGCTGCCGTCGTGGCGGGCCAAGCGCATCGCGCTGCTGAACTGGTATCCGGATGCCAACGGCAACTTCACCCAGGAATCGCTGCTGGCTTCACCGTACAAGAAGGGTACGGTGGGTGACATCGGTGGCTGGAACTTCTACGACGCCGGCAAGGCGCAGGACCTGGAAGTGCCGGTCAGCTGGACCTGGTCGCAGCCGATCCGCCGCCGTGATACCGCGTTCTCGCCGACCGCCAGCGTGGCCTACCGCTTCAGCGAAGACACCATGGTCTACGTGAAGTACGCCGAAGGCACCAAGCTGCCGAGCCTGTTCGAGACCACGCTGGGCCTGTTCACCGCTGCCAAGCCGGTCGGCGAGCTGAAGCCGGAGCGTGCGCGCAGCTGGGAAATCGGCGCCAGCACCATCCGCTATGACCTGTTCACCGCGGGCGACCGCCTGGCGCTGAAGCTGGCGTATTTCGATACCCGCATCGACGACCTGATCACTCGTGACTACCGCACGCTGTCGGCCGGCCTGATCCGCAACGTCGACCAGTTCAAGGTCTCGGGCATGGAGTTCCAGTCCAGCTATGACAGCGGCAAGGTGTTTGCCGATCTGTCCGCGCACTATTACTTCAAGGCGAAGACCTGCGCGCCGGACATCGCCGCCGAGCGCCGTGCCTATGGTGCACAGCGCAGGAACGATGAGCTGGCCAACACGCCCGACTGCGTGGATGGCGGCTTCGAGGGTTCGTACACCAATACCCAGAACCCGCCGCGCTACATGGTCAACCTGACCCTGGGCTCGCGCCTGTTCGACGAGCGCCTGACCTTCGGTACCCGCGTGGTCCACAACGCCGGCCCGATCAGCAAGCTGGACAAGGACTGGAACGTGGGCCTGTCGGCGATCCAGCAGCTGTACCGGCCGACCACCCTGGTCGACCTGTTCGCCAGCTGGAGCTTCAACGACCAGCTGTCGGTGGAAGCCGGCGTGGACAACCTGACCGACCGCTACTACCTGGACCCGCTGGCCCTGGGCGTGATGCCGGCCCCGGGCCGCACCGCGCGGCTGGCGCTGACCTGGAAGTACTGA
- a CDS encoding FecR domain-containing protein produces the protein MSPPNMLPAANDDALAEQARGWIAWLASGDISDARMQAFEHWLQQPGHRRAFEHERALWRSVGPRAQPARVDRRRPRRLRWAMAAAAMLAMLVAWPEAWLRLQSDHRSTHQVQNVLLPDGSRAVLDADSAIAVHFDANARQVELLRGRAWFEVSPDAQRRFSVRAGNGVVEDISTAFTVARGHDQVETQVGQGRVRMASPVDGGWTYLQQGQRAAYGEHGGVTRLGDVAADSVGAWRQGELLLEQARVADAVRWVGRYRAGPTFVRGDLSRLPAVSAALRIDRPEQALDALAATAGLQVTRLPLGVAIVHR, from the coding sequence ATGAGCCCGCCGAACATGCTGCCCGCCGCCAATGACGATGCCCTGGCCGAACAGGCCCGGGGCTGGATCGCGTGGTTGGCCTCGGGCGATATCAGCGACGCGCGCATGCAGGCGTTCGAACACTGGCTGCAACAGCCGGGGCACCGCAGGGCCTTCGAGCATGAGCGCGCGCTGTGGCGCAGCGTCGGGCCGCGAGCGCAGCCCGCGCGGGTGGATCGTCGACGCCCGCGCCGACTGCGTTGGGCCATGGCTGCGGCAGCAATGCTGGCAATGCTGGTGGCATGGCCGGAGGCGTGGCTGCGCCTGCAGTCCGATCACCGCAGCACGCATCAGGTGCAGAACGTGCTGCTGCCTGATGGCAGCCGTGCGGTCCTGGACGCCGACAGTGCGATTGCGGTGCACTTTGATGCGAACGCCCGCCAGGTCGAGCTGCTGCGCGGGCGTGCCTGGTTCGAGGTCAGTCCGGATGCGCAGCGACGTTTCAGCGTGCGCGCCGGCAATGGCGTGGTCGAGGACATCTCGACCGCCTTCACCGTGGCGCGGGGCCATGACCAGGTGGAAACCCAGGTCGGGCAGGGCAGGGTACGGATGGCCAGCCCGGTTGACGGTGGCTGGACCTACCTGCAGCAGGGCCAGCGCGCGGCCTACGGTGAACACGGCGGCGTGACGCGACTGGGGGACGTGGCGGCCGACAGCGTCGGCGCCTGGCGTCAGGGTGAGCTGCTGCTGGAACAGGCCCGCGTCGCCGACGCGGTGCGATGGGTGGGGCGCTATCGCGCTGGCCCGACCTTCGTGCGTGGCGATCTGTCACGGTTGCCAGCGGTCAGTGCGGCGTTGCGCATCGACCGCCCGGAGCAGGCGCTGGATGCGCTGGCCGCCACGGCCGGACTGCAGGTGACCCGGCTGCCGCTCGGCGTCGCCATCGTCCATCGGTAG
- a CDS encoding RNA polymerase sigma factor, whose product MSSNAASLTELLIRERPALLRRVQRILGGDNGAEDVIQAVWFKARGVDDSQPIDNPRAYLYRLAANLATDHGRESTRRNRLLADHYLWGPDEVISTEAQAMAQDELQRVLDAASHLPEPTRTIFRLNRLQGLTQAEIARRLGVSVTTVENHVRAALQRLAWARSGR is encoded by the coding sequence ATGTCCTCCAATGCTGCCTCCCTCACCGAACTGCTGATCCGCGAGCGGCCAGCGCTGCTGCGCCGGGTGCAGCGCATCCTGGGGGGCGACAACGGCGCCGAGGACGTGATCCAGGCGGTGTGGTTCAAGGCCCGCGGGGTCGATGACAGCCAGCCCATCGACAATCCGCGCGCCTATCTGTACCGGCTGGCCGCCAATCTGGCCACCGACCACGGCCGTGAGTCGACCCGGCGCAACCGCCTGTTGGCCGATCACTACCTGTGGGGGCCGGACGAGGTGATCTCCACCGAAGCGCAGGCCATGGCGCAGGACGAGCTGCAGCGGGTACTCGACGCGGCCAGCCATCTGCCGGAGCCGACCCGCACCATCTTCCGGCTCAACCGCCTCCAGGGCCTGACCCAGGCCGAGATCGCGCGTCGCCTTGGAGTATCGGTGACCACGGTGGAGAATCACGTACGTGCCGCGCTGCAACGCCTGGCCTGGGCGCGCAGCGGTCGATGA
- the ppa gene encoding inorganic diphosphatase encodes MGLELVSPGKNPPEEINVIIEIPKDSEPVKYEVDKETGAIFVDRILSTPMRYPCNYGYVPSTLCGDGDPADVLVVLPLPLVPGSVVRCRPVGVLKMSDEAGSDEKILAVPVSKIFSGYAHVEDIAQVSSHWLERIGHFFEHYKDLEKGKWVKLDGWGGAAEAKQILIEAHQRHLDSKA; translated from the coding sequence ATGGGCCTGGAACTCGTCTCGCCCGGCAAGAACCCGCCGGAAGAAATCAACGTCATCATCGAGATTCCGAAGGACTCGGAGCCGGTGAAGTACGAAGTGGACAAGGAAACCGGCGCGATCTTCGTCGACCGCATCCTCTCCACCCCGATGCGCTACCCGTGCAACTACGGCTACGTGCCGAGCACCCTGTGTGGCGACGGCGATCCGGCCGACGTTCTGGTAGTGCTGCCGCTGCCGCTGGTGCCGGGCTCGGTCGTGCGCTGCCGTCCGGTCGGCGTGCTGAAGATGAGCGATGAGGCAGGCAGCGACGAGAAGATCCTGGCCGTGCCGGTCTCGAAGATCTTCAGCGGCTACGCCCACGTCGAAGACATCGCCCAGGTCTCGAGCCACTGGCTGGAGCGCATCGGCCACTTCTTCGAGCACTACAAGGACCTGGAGAAGGGCAAGTGGGTCAAGCTGGACGGTTGGGGCGGCGCCGCTGAGGCCAAGCAGATCCTGATCGAGGCGCACCAGCGCCATCTCGACAGCAAGGCCTGA
- a CDS encoding HDOD domain-containing protein has protein sequence MRILLVGDAASLPAELTEFIADLGEDWQPLTATDGQAAMTAVATQGVDAVIVCPQLPDLNATTLLGQIRTLRPETIRIALVDAQHGNRPPPARLIGVAHRFLPLPLAPEVLLEALTSLEELREVLDSPRLRDAIGRIEKLPSPPHLYLSLTQALEHDDDADSADVAKLVAADPAIAAKVLQLSNSAFFSQGRTIADLRTAVTRLGLATLRDLVLASEVFSAPTLSAAERNSLQQRALLASRLAARLLPESSAELGATAALLADIGLLLPGVRNERSEPSLAGDTRPGHAEAGAYLLGLWGLPMPIIEAVAFHLQPQRANTRSFWVTGAVHVALALVNGDPVDEDYLQRAGVLNKLPQWREHANALMGLVPSDA, from the coding sequence GTGCGTATTCTGCTTGTTGGGGATGCAGCCAGCCTGCCGGCCGAGCTGACCGAATTCATTGCCGATCTTGGGGAAGACTGGCAGCCGTTGACCGCCACCGATGGCCAGGCCGCGATGACCGCGGTGGCCACGCAGGGCGTGGACGCGGTGATCGTCTGCCCGCAGTTGCCCGATCTCAATGCCACCACGCTGCTGGGCCAGATCCGGACCCTGCGCCCGGAGACCATCCGCATCGCGCTGGTCGATGCACAGCATGGCAACCGGCCACCGCCGGCGCGCCTGATCGGCGTCGCCCACCGCTTCCTGCCGCTGCCACTGGCGCCGGAAGTGCTGCTGGAGGCGCTGACCAGCCTGGAAGAACTGCGCGAAGTGCTGGACAGCCCGCGCCTGCGCGATGCCATCGGCCGTATCGAGAAACTGCCCTCGCCGCCGCACCTGTACCTGAGCCTGACCCAGGCCCTGGAACATGACGACGACGCCGACAGTGCCGATGTAGCCAAGCTGGTCGCCGCCGATCCGGCGATCGCGGCCAAGGTGCTGCAGCTGTCGAACTCGGCCTTCTTCAGCCAGGGCCGCACCATTGCCGATCTGCGTACCGCGGTAACCCGGCTGGGCCTGGCCACGCTGCGTGACCTGGTGCTGGCCAGCGAAGTGTTCTCCGCACCGACGCTGTCGGCCGCCGAGCGCAACTCGCTGCAGCAGCGCGCACTGCTCGCCTCGCGGCTGGCCGCACGCCTGCTGCCCGAATCCAGTGCCGAACTGGGGGCGACCGCTGCGCTGCTGGCCGACATCGGCCTGCTGCTGCCGGGTGTGCGCAACGAGCGCAGCGAGCCTTCGCTGGCCGGTGACACCCGCCCCGGCCATGCCGAGGCCGGCGCCTACCTGCTGGGGCTGTGGGGCCTGCCGATGCCGATCATCGAAGCGGTGGCATTCCACCTGCAGCCACAGCGCGCCAACACCCGCAGCTTCTGGGTGACCGGCGCGGTGCACGTGGCGCTGGCGCTGGTCAATGGCGATCCGGTGGACGAGGACTACCTGCAGCGTGCAGGCGTGCTGAACAAGCTGCCGCAATGGCGCGAGCACGCCAATGCACTGATGGGTCTGGTGCCCAGCGACGCCTGA
- a CDS encoding TonB-dependent receptor, whose translation MNVRNPAVRFGLLPAGIALALAPAFASAQEAKGTTDLDRISVTGSRIRGAAVETQQPIVTLSRENLEKQGYTSVADVLQNLTSAGSPAISRSESLASGENVGGYYVDIRNLGAQRTLVLMNGKRLGATTAGYQDLSQIPMAAIERIEILKDGASAIYGSDAIAAVVNVITRKRFDGAEASVYVGQYGKGDGDTETYSFTLGSVGERGGVTMSAEYSKQDPVWAKDRWFSRDGNAGPNYPGSGASPINQKGGFCDPCVTPNLKKGEPGYVGPSDQRWYTLRDGGNPANRADYRLETSADAVNANEQMMVQTGIERKSLYVNGNYDFTDSISFNADVLYNERNTTQQIAGYPYQSASFGTPLSADSAFNPTGEDLTFRRRLWEVPRTTESQLKTLRFAPSISGFFEFAGKTFDWDVGALWNRNESTKRGHGDMSLIASEQALGASFIGADGVARCGTSMSDPLATSGCRPWNPLLPFGVGGPGSLADQATQDFLFPYFTDTGLTKTTSFTANLSGSIVTLPAGDLGFAVGVEHRKEEGRFSPDAFAQSGQSTGLGAQTTQGQYSLDEVYLELNVPVLADMPFAKELTLNAASRYSDYSNFGNTLNSKFGFTWRPLDELLVRGTWAEGFRAPTIDNLYGGLSSSFESYTDPCGITAPGSVNGNAACSAAGVPVGYTQLGQGLIPCTSTPCATPDQFISGANPNLKPETSKSTTVGLVWSPRWVQGLDISLDWYKYEISDMIIADSVDRILRDCYVLGDASRCAAHTRAGDGHINGMTYGLANLGQMETQGYDLGIKYRLPELAIGQFAVDWQTSYLAKYDEQGQNADGDNITIGRVGEPGLFRVRSNLGLTWSKGDFGVAYTARYYSGMNEACVANRPCDLPDRMQNGEGAPLRKTGSNTFHDLQVSWKAPWDATIALGANNVFDHKGPVMFTQPNSNFAYYGGFDVGRFLYMKYTQRF comes from the coding sequence ATGAACGTTCGTAATCCCGCAGTGCGGTTCGGCTTGCTGCCGGCCGGCATTGCGCTGGCGCTGGCGCCGGCCTTTGCTTCGGCTCAGGAAGCAAAGGGCACCACTGATCTGGACCGCATTTCGGTCACCGGTTCGCGCATCCGCGGCGCAGCCGTCGAAACCCAGCAGCCGATCGTCACGCTGAGCCGTGAGAACCTGGAGAAGCAGGGCTACACCTCGGTTGCAGATGTCCTGCAGAACCTGACCTCGGCCGGTTCCCCGGCCATCTCGCGTTCGGAATCGCTGGCCTCGGGCGAGAACGTGGGTGGCTACTACGTCGACATCCGCAACCTGGGCGCGCAGCGCACCCTGGTGCTGATGAACGGCAAGCGCCTGGGCGCGACCACGGCCGGCTACCAGGATCTGAGCCAGATCCCGATGGCGGCCATCGAGCGCATCGAAATCCTGAAGGACGGCGCCTCGGCCATCTATGGCTCGGATGCGATCGCGGCCGTGGTCAACGTGATCACCCGCAAGCGCTTCGACGGCGCTGAAGCCAGCGTCTATGTCGGCCAGTACGGCAAGGGCGACGGCGATACCGAAACCTATTCGTTCACCCTCGGAAGCGTGGGCGAGCGTGGCGGTGTCACGATGTCCGCCGAGTATTCCAAGCAGGATCCGGTCTGGGCCAAGGACCGTTGGTTCAGCCGTGATGGCAATGCGGGCCCGAACTACCCGGGTTCCGGCGCCAGCCCGATCAACCAGAAGGGTGGCTTCTGCGACCCCTGCGTGACCCCCAACCTGAAGAAGGGCGAGCCGGGCTACGTCGGCCCGAGCGACCAGCGCTGGTACACCCTGCGCGACGGCGGCAACCCGGCCAACCGTGCCGACTACCGCCTGGAAACTTCCGCCGACGCCGTCAATGCCAACGAGCAGATGATGGTGCAGACTGGCATCGAGCGTAAGTCGCTGTACGTCAACGGCAACTATGATTTCACCGACTCGATTTCGTTCAATGCTGACGTGCTCTACAATGAGCGCAACACGACCCAGCAGATCGCGGGCTACCCCTACCAGTCGGCCTCGTTCGGCACTCCGCTGTCGGCCGACAGCGCGTTCAACCCGACCGGCGAAGACCTGACCTTCCGACGTCGCCTGTGGGAAGTGCCGCGTACCACCGAAAGCCAGCTGAAGACCCTGCGCTTCGCGCCGAGCATCAGCGGCTTCTTCGAGTTCGCTGGCAAGACCTTCGACTGGGATGTGGGCGCGCTGTGGAACCGCAACGAGTCCACCAAGCGTGGTCACGGCGACATGAGCCTGATCGCCTCTGAACAGGCGCTGGGCGCTTCGTTCATCGGTGCTGACGGTGTTGCCCGCTGCGGCACCAGCATGTCCGATCCGCTGGCCACCAGCGGCTGCCGTCCGTGGAACCCGCTGCTGCCCTTCGGCGTTGGCGGCCCGGGCTCGCTGGCCGACCAGGCGACCCAGGACTTCCTGTTCCCGTACTTCACCGATACCGGCCTGACCAAGACCACCAGCTTCACCGCCAACCTGTCGGGTTCGATCGTGACCCTGCCGGCCGGTGACCTGGGCTTCGCCGTGGGCGTCGAGCACCGCAAGGAAGAAGGTCGCTTCTCGCCGGACGCCTTCGCACAGTCGGGCCAGTCCACCGGCCTGGGCGCGCAGACCACCCAGGGCCAGTACTCGCTGGACGAGGTCTACCTCGAGCTGAACGTGCCGGTCCTGGCTGACATGCCGTTCGCGAAGGAACTGACCCTGAATGCTGCGAGCCGTTACTCGGATTACAGCAACTTCGGCAATACCCTGAACTCGAAGTTCGGCTTCACCTGGCGCCCGCTGGACGAGCTGCTGGTACGTGGTACCTGGGCTGAAGGCTTCCGCGCTCCGACCATCGACAACCTCTACGGTGGCCTGAGCAGCAGCTTCGAGTCGTACACCGATCCGTGCGGCATCACCGCGCCGGGCTCGGTTAACGGCAATGCGGCCTGCTCGGCTGCGGGCGTTCCGGTGGGTTACACCCAGCTGGGCCAAGGCCTGATTCCGTGCACCTCGACCCCGTGTGCGACGCCGGACCAGTTCATCTCGGGTGCCAACCCGAACCTGAAGCCGGAAACCTCCAAGAGCACCACCGTGGGCCTGGTCTGGAGCCCGCGCTGGGTGCAGGGCCTGGACATTTCGCTGGATTGGTACAAGTACGAAATCAGCGACATGATCATCGCCGACAGCGTCGACCGCATCCTGCGTGACTGCTACGTGCTGGGCGATGCTTCGCGCTGCGCCGCGCACACCCGTGCAGGCGACGGCCACATCAATGGCATGACCTACGGCCTGGCCAATCTCGGCCAGATGGAAACCCAGGGCTATGACCTGGGTATCAAGTACCGCTTGCCGGAACTGGCTATCGGCCAGTTCGCAGTCGACTGGCAGACCAGCTACCTGGCCAAGTACGACGAGCAGGGCCAGAACGCCGACGGTGACAACATCACCATCGGTCGTGTGGGTGAACCGGGCCTGTTCCGCGTGCGCTCCAATCTGGGCCTGACCTGGTCGAAGGGCGATTTCGGCGTGGCTTACACGGCGCGTTACTACTCGGGCATGAACGAAGCCTGCGTGGCCAACCGTCCGTGCGACCTGCCGGACCGCATGCAGAACGGCGAAGGTGCTCCGCTGCGCAAGACCGGCTCCAACACCTTCCACGACCTGCAGGTCAGCTGGAAGGCGCCGTGGGATGCCACGATCGCCCTGGGTGCCAACAACGTGTTCGACCACAAGGGTCCGGTCATGTTCACCCAGCCGAACTCGAACTTCGCCTACTACGGCGGCTTCGACGTGGGTCGCTTCCTGTACATGAAGTACACCCAGCGCTTCTGA
- a CDS encoding helix-turn-helix transcriptional regulator: MRQLSLADRGQTVSLDRSLDDVAPTCLGVARLGSLQTAGSSFTVWMQVRGSSWVEAKEGRFRLRQGEWIAFEKESRPLVQAGRNGLCVGLNLNIEALRVLTEMADCGLYAGRGRMNRSDARVALRLWRDALASGQPAQALRPLLLHLAGLQRGLADNVQRCPGRSRSRKRQVFGRMQRARLYLEGNSHRVVRIGELAELTNFSSWYLSKTFQSLYEESPQSLSARLRLERAADLLRDTDMMVGEVAAASGFDNCCSFARAFRARYGQSASRFRENGGLLPPQSAKSPVGSRKYSAATQS; encoded by the coding sequence ATGCGTCAACTCTCGCTGGCCGATCGCGGCCAAACCGTCTCCCTGGACCGGTCGCTCGACGATGTCGCGCCGACCTGCCTGGGTGTGGCCCGGCTGGGCAGCCTGCAGACCGCCGGCTCCAGCTTCACCGTCTGGATGCAGGTGCGTGGCAGCTCTTGGGTCGAAGCCAAGGAAGGACGCTTCCGCCTGCGCCAGGGCGAGTGGATCGCCTTCGAGAAGGAATCGCGGCCACTGGTGCAGGCCGGTCGCAATGGACTGTGCGTTGGCCTGAACCTGAACATCGAAGCGCTTCGCGTGCTGACCGAGATGGCCGACTGCGGCCTGTACGCCGGTCGTGGCCGCATGAACCGCAGTGACGCCCGCGTGGCGCTACGCCTGTGGCGCGATGCGCTGGCCAGCGGCCAGCCGGCCCAGGCCCTGCGTCCGCTGCTGCTGCACCTGGCTGGCCTGCAGCGTGGCCTGGCCGACAACGTACAGCGCTGCCCGGGCCGCTCGCGCAGCCGCAAGCGCCAGGTGTTCGGCCGCATGCAGCGTGCTCGCCTCTATCTGGAAGGCAACAGCCACCGGGTGGTGCGCATCGGCGAACTGGCCGAGCTGACCAACTTCTCCAGCTGGTACCTCTCCAAGACCTTCCAGAGCCTGTACGAGGAAAGCCCGCAGTCGCTTTCGGCACGACTGCGTCTCGAACGCGCCGCCGACCTGCTGCGCGACACCGACATGATGGTGGGCGAGGTCGCCGCCGCCAGTGGCTTCGACAACTGCTGCAGCTTCGCGCGTGCGTTCCGCGCCCGCTACGGCCAGTCCGCATCGCGCTTCAGGGAGAACGGTGGCTTGCTCCCGCCACAATCCGCAAAGTCTCCGGTTGGTTCGCGCAAATACAGCGCTGCAACGCAATCGTAA